In Brevibacillus brevis NBRC 100599, a single genomic region encodes these proteins:
- a CDS encoding YaaC family protein, producing the protein MDNAWKTLRYFETEPTARKYLAACYHDMGAEHAERLAFQQSSRFLYLWRQARHFYSTSAVADLSIQPLLLFYGCTHLLKAMLLTRDPYYPQNSRVLQHGVTTRKLKRNAYILMEDEVRPQKEGFFAQLAHAFQLTPLQDRYSVHDLFSSIPSVSDSYGIATDKPRNWLTLKIAHISQGDLVRITFPEKTDGPLSYSTETFIQYICRLSPSVCNLEKPSWANNKNRKELTLPQCALSELDQHPLFRLHQNALFFWNGSASSLPLPEWASHYLLLYLLSMLCRYETEWWGELTMSHGLVERYLVEHFLDNHMDTFPSIIRKQFYQNHRMPLPFFPSDPY; encoded by the coding sequence ATGGATAACGCTTGGAAGACATTACGCTATTTTGAGACAGAACCAACTGCACGTAAATACTTGGCTGCCTGCTATCATGACATGGGTGCTGAGCACGCCGAGCGACTAGCATTTCAACAAAGCTCGCGTTTCCTGTATCTCTGGAGACAAGCCAGACATTTTTATTCCACTTCCGCTGTTGCTGACTTGTCCATCCAACCATTGCTGCTGTTTTATGGCTGCACTCACTTGTTGAAGGCGATGTTATTGACTCGTGATCCGTATTATCCCCAAAACAGTCGTGTTCTGCAACATGGTGTCACGACACGAAAGCTCAAAAGAAACGCCTATATACTAATGGAGGATGAGGTTCGTCCACAAAAGGAAGGTTTTTTTGCACAATTAGCTCACGCATTCCAGCTTACGCCGTTACAAGACCGCTATTCAGTCCATGACCTATTTTCATCTATCCCCAGCGTGAGCGATAGTTACGGAATTGCTACGGATAAACCACGTAACTGGTTAACGCTAAAGATTGCGCATATAAGTCAGGGTGATTTGGTTCGCATTACCTTTCCTGAAAAAACGGACGGGCCATTATCCTATTCAACCGAGACCTTCATTCAGTACATTTGCAGGCTATCTCCATCTGTTTGTAACTTGGAAAAGCCCTCCTGGGCAAATAACAAAAACAGAAAGGAACTGACCCTTCCTCAGTGTGCCCTGTCTGAACTTGATCAACACCCGTTATTTCGTTTACATCAGAACGCCCTGTTCTTTTGGAATGGTTCTGCCTCTTCTCTACCTCTTCCTGAATGGGCCAGTCATTACTTGCTGCTATATTTACTCAGCATGCTTTGCCGATATGAAACGGAGTGGTGGGGAGAGCTAACGATGTCTCACGGACTTGTTGAGCGATATTTGGTCGAACACTTTTTGGATAATCACATGGATACCTTCCCCTCGATTATTCGAAAGCAATTTTACCAAAATCACCGGATGCCCCTTCCCTTTTTTCCCTCCGATCCGTATTAA
- the guaB gene encoding IMP dehydrogenase — protein sequence MREDKFVKEGLTFDDVLLIPGKSEVLPRDVDLRVQLSENVKLNIPLISAGMDTVTESGLAIAMARQGGIGIVHKNMTIEQQASEVDRVKRSESGVITNPFSLTQEHTVEEANALMGKYRISGVPIVDANQKLIGILTNRDLRFVHDFSIKIKEVMTKENLVTAPVGTTLQQAELILQQHKIEKLPLVDENNTLRGLITIKDIEKAIQYPNAAKDNQGRLLCGAAVGVSADTFERAAALVQAGVDVLVIDTAHGHSKGVIETVKAVRKEYPTLTIVAGNVATGEATRDLIEAGASVVKVGIGPGSICTTRVVAGIGVPQITAIHDCAQVAREYNIPIIADGGIKYSGDLPKAIGAGASVIMIGSLFAGTEESPGEFEIFQGRRFKVYRGMGSIGAMKAGSKDRYFQENAQKLVPEGIEGRVPYKGPLADVTYQLIGGLRAGMGYCGAKTIEDLIQNSQFVRITGAGLRESHPHDVQITKESPNYSIS from the coding sequence GTGCGGGAAGACAAATTTGTTAAAGAGGGCTTAACGTTTGACGATGTATTGCTCATTCCAGGAAAATCTGAGGTTTTGCCAAGGGATGTTGATTTGCGAGTACAATTGAGTGAGAATGTGAAGCTGAATATTCCTCTGATCAGTGCTGGGATGGACACCGTAACGGAGTCTGGACTTGCAATCGCCATGGCTCGCCAAGGTGGTATCGGGATTGTCCATAAAAACATGACCATCGAGCAACAAGCAAGCGAAGTAGATCGTGTAAAACGCTCTGAAAGTGGCGTTATTACCAATCCATTCTCTTTGACCCAAGAACATACCGTTGAAGAAGCGAATGCTCTTATGGGTAAATATCGTATCTCCGGTGTTCCTATTGTCGATGCGAATCAAAAACTGATTGGAATTCTCACCAACCGCGATCTGCGCTTTGTGCATGACTTCTCCATCAAGATCAAAGAGGTTATGACCAAAGAAAATCTGGTGACGGCTCCTGTTGGTACTACACTGCAACAGGCAGAATTGATTCTGCAACAACATAAGATTGAAAAGCTCCCATTGGTGGATGAGAATAACACCCTGCGTGGACTCATTACGATTAAAGATATTGAAAAAGCAATCCAATACCCAAATGCAGCAAAAGATAACCAAGGCCGCTTGCTGTGTGGTGCTGCTGTTGGGGTATCTGCAGACACGTTTGAGCGTGCAGCAGCACTTGTACAAGCTGGCGTGGACGTTTTAGTCATCGATACGGCTCATGGGCATTCCAAAGGCGTAATTGAAACGGTAAAAGCAGTTCGCAAAGAATACCCAACGCTCACCATCGTCGCAGGAAACGTTGCAACTGGAGAAGCTACTCGTGATCTGATCGAAGCTGGCGCATCTGTAGTGAAGGTTGGTATCGGTCCTGGTTCCATTTGTACAACTCGTGTTGTAGCGGGTATCGGGGTTCCGCAAATTACAGCGATCCACGATTGTGCACAGGTAGCTCGAGAGTACAATATTCCAATTATTGCCGACGGCGGCATTAAATACTCCGGTGATTTGCCAAAAGCAATTGGTGCAGGTGCTTCAGTGATCATGATCGGAAGTCTGTTCGCTGGTACAGAAGAAAGCCCAGGTGAATTCGAGATTTTCCAAGGGCGTCGTTTCAAGGTATATCGCGGAATGGGATCGATTGGCGCGATGAAAGCCGGTAGTAAGGACCGTTACTTCCAAGAGAACGCACAAAAGCTCGTTCCGGAAGGGATCGAAGGCCGTGTTCCTTACAAAGGCCCGTTGGCGGATGTCACGTATCAGTTGATTGGTGGACTGCGTGCAGGTATGGGATACTGCGGAGCGAAGACCATCGAAGATTTGATTCAAAACTCCCAGTTCGTTCGTATTACCGGCGCTGGCTTGCGTGAAAGCCACCCACACGATGTACAAATTACTAAAGAATCACCTAACTACTCAATTTCCTAA
- a CDS encoding D-alanyl-D-alanine carboxypeptidase family protein, producing the protein MKRKTWTKRLTGLFLSVAVFATAMGGMVSKVEAAPVASQANLQLEAKSAILVEASTGKVLYSKDPDVALPPASMSKMMTEYLVHDAIKQKKMKWDDVVPVSEYAFYIAKISDSSGVYLNLGESFTVKQLYEAMAIVSANDATVLLAEHIAGSEAAFVELMNKKAAELGMKNTSFVTSTGLPADELGPYSVQTDQKENLMSARDSAILARALIHDFPDALETSKKPIFTFRTGTPNEWTKKNYNWMLPSLISYYPGVDGLKTGHTDAAGFCFTGTAVRDNMRLISVVMKASTESKRFAETRKLFDYGFGNFKLTKQMDKNVPVKGFETAPVKNGVEVTVPVVTGSEVNMITKTGTEAKYTPTVTFQELTAPIQQGQVVGKIVLKEEGMKESDYLQPEDAAKAGVDIVAGQAVEEASWIRLFFRSIIEFFSNLFSSGTGN; encoded by the coding sequence ATGAAGCGAAAGACATGGACAAAGCGATTGACGGGTCTGTTCCTTTCTGTCGCTGTTTTTGCTACAGCAATGGGAGGAATGGTTTCAAAGGTGGAAGCTGCCCCTGTAGCATCTCAAGCGAATCTACAACTGGAAGCGAAGTCAGCCATTCTTGTTGAGGCATCGACGGGAAAGGTTCTCTATAGTAAAGATCCTGACGTAGCACTTCCGCCTGCGAGTATGAGTAAAATGATGACCGAATATCTGGTTCATGATGCCATCAAGCAAAAGAAAATGAAATGGGATGATGTCGTCCCTGTAAGTGAATATGCGTTTTATATCGCTAAAATTTCTGATTCGTCTGGTGTGTATTTGAATTTAGGCGAATCCTTTACGGTTAAACAATTGTACGAAGCGATGGCAATTGTATCGGCCAATGACGCTACTGTACTTTTGGCTGAGCATATCGCAGGCAGTGAGGCAGCCTTTGTTGAACTGATGAACAAAAAGGCAGCAGAGCTTGGTATGAAAAATACTTCGTTCGTCACTTCAACTGGTTTGCCAGCCGATGAGTTAGGTCCATACTCAGTTCAGACCGATCAAAAAGAAAACCTGATGTCTGCTCGTGATTCAGCGATTCTTGCCCGTGCGCTGATTCACGATTTCCCGGATGCGTTGGAGACCTCCAAAAAACCAATCTTCACCTTCCGTACAGGTACACCAAATGAGTGGACTAAGAAAAACTATAACTGGATGCTGCCTAGTCTGATCAGTTACTACCCAGGTGTAGACGGATTAAAAACGGGGCACACAGATGCAGCAGGTTTTTGTTTTACAGGTACGGCTGTTCGCGACAACATGCGTTTGATTAGCGTCGTGATGAAAGCAAGCACCGAGTCAAAGCGTTTTGCTGAGACGAGAAAACTGTTTGACTACGGTTTTGGCAATTTCAAACTCACAAAACAAATGGACAAGAATGTACCAGTCAAAGGCTTTGAAACAGCTCCTGTAAAAAACGGTGTAGAGGTAACTGTACCAGTCGTTACAGGCAGTGAAGTAAATATGATCACCAAAACCGGTACGGAAGCAAAATACACGCCAACGGTTACCTTCCAGGAGCTAACCGCACCGATTCAGCAAGGACAAGTTGTCGGTAAGATCGTTTTGAAAGAAGAAGGTATGAAGGAATCGGATTACTTGCAGCCTGAAGACGCAGCAAAAGCAGGTGTGGATATCGTAGCAGGACAGGCAGTAGAGGAAGCAAGCTGGATTCGTCTGTTCTTCCGCAGCATTATAGAGTTTTTCAGCAATTTGTTTAGCAGTGGAACCGGAAATTAA
- the pdxS gene encoding pyridoxal 5'-phosphate synthase lyase subunit PdxS — translation MVQVGTSRVKRGMAEMQKGGVIMDVVNAEQAKIAEAAGAVAVMALERVPSDIRAAGGVARMADLSIVEEVLNAVSIPVMAKARIGHFVEARVLESLGVDYLDESEVLTPADDLYHINKKEFTVPFVCGARDLGEALRRIGEGASMIRTKGEPGTGNIVEAVRHMRTMMSQIRKVQAMSYDELMAEAKNLGAPYELLEEVHKTGKLPVVNFAAGGVATPADAALMMQLGSDGVFVGSGIFKSENPEKFARAIVEATTHYTDYELIARVSKGLGTAMPGIEISKIREADRMQERGW, via the coding sequence ATGGTACAAGTAGGAACGTCCCGCGTTAAAAGAGGTATGGCTGAAATGCAAAAAGGCGGCGTCATTATGGACGTCGTGAATGCTGAACAAGCGAAAATTGCAGAAGCAGCGGGTGCTGTTGCTGTAATGGCTTTGGAGCGTGTACCGTCTGACATTCGTGCAGCTGGTGGAGTTGCGCGTATGGCTGACCTTAGCATTGTAGAGGAAGTACTGAATGCTGTTTCGATCCCTGTTATGGCAAAAGCTCGTATCGGTCATTTTGTTGAAGCGCGTGTTCTCGAATCTCTGGGTGTAGATTATCTCGATGAGAGTGAAGTGCTCACTCCGGCAGATGACTTGTACCATATCAATAAAAAAGAGTTCACTGTACCGTTTGTATGTGGCGCCCGTGATCTGGGTGAAGCCCTCCGCCGTATTGGGGAAGGTGCATCCATGATCCGCACAAAAGGAGAGCCAGGTACCGGAAACATTGTAGAGGCTGTTCGTCACATGCGCACGATGATGTCCCAAATCCGTAAAGTGCAAGCCATGTCCTACGATGAACTGATGGCGGAAGCCAAAAACCTGGGTGCCCCATACGAACTGCTTGAAGAGGTACACAAAACAGGTAAGCTGCCAGTTGTAAACTTCGCAGCAGGTGGAGTAGCAACACCAGCAGATGCTGCCCTGATGATGCAACTCGGTTCCGATGGCGTGTTTGTTGGCTCTGGTATCTTTAAATCAGAGAATCCAGAGAAGTTTGCTCGCGCGATCGTGGAAGCGACCACCCACTACACGGATTACGAACTGATTGCTCGCGTATCCAAAGGCTTGGGGACGGCAATGCCAGGAATCGAAATCTCCAAAATTCGTGAAGCTGATCGCATGCAAGAGCGCGGCTGGTAA
- the pdxT gene encoding pyridoxal 5'-phosphate synthase glutaminase subunit PdxT, with protein MKIGVLALQGAVAEHLRMLEEVGATAVPVKRVEELDDLDGLVIPGGESTTISKLMHKYGFMEAVQEFGKANKPIFGTCAGAILLAKRIQGQDDYHLGLMDIKVERNAFGRQKESFEVLMPVADVGADYPAVFIRAPYIMEVGENGQVLAKHEDKIVVARSGHYLAAAFHPELTEDTRLHKYFLDMVKEYRS; from the coding sequence ATGAAAATCGGCGTACTCGCTCTACAAGGAGCTGTAGCAGAACATCTGCGAATGCTAGAAGAGGTTGGTGCCACAGCTGTCCCGGTCAAAAGAGTAGAAGAACTGGATGACCTTGATGGACTGGTCATTCCTGGCGGAGAAAGCACCACGATTAGCAAGCTGATGCACAAGTACGGATTCATGGAGGCGGTTCAAGAGTTCGGTAAGGCGAACAAGCCGATCTTCGGAACTTGCGCAGGAGCGATTCTTCTGGCGAAACGGATTCAAGGACAAGACGATTACCATTTAGGCTTGATGGATATCAAAGTGGAGCGGAATGCTTTTGGTCGCCAAAAGGAGAGCTTTGAAGTCTTGATGCCTGTTGCCGATGTGGGGGCAGATTACCCGGCAGTGTTCATCCGGGCACCGTATATCATGGAAGTGGGAGAGAACGGTCAAGTCTTGGCTAAGCACGAAGACAAGATTGTTGTCGCCCGAAGCGGTCACTATTTGGCAGCAGCCTTTCACCCAGAATTGACCGAAGATACAAGACTGCACAAATACTTTCTCGACATGGTTAAGGAATACAGAAGCTAG
- the serS gene encoding serine--tRNA ligase gives MLDVKVLRQDLEEVKRRLAHRNEDISALDQFVEVDEKRREVIQEAEALKNKRNTVSEQVAVMKRNKENADHLIAEMKEVNERIKALDEELRQLDEQLEFILLSLPNLPHESTPIGTTEDDNVIAWTWGEPRAFDFEIKPHWELASQAGILDFETAAKVTGSRFVFYKGLGARLERALMNFMMDLHSNEHGYEEVIPPFIVNRTSMTGTGQLPKFEEDAFKIEGPDYFLIPTAEVPVTNMHRDEIMDGADLPRYYTAFSACFRSEAGSAGRDTRGLIRQHQFNKVELVKFVKPEESYDELDKLVKNAEKVLQLLGLPYRVLSMCTGDLGFTAAKKFDIEVWIPSGDTYREISSCSNFEDFQARRANIRFRRDTKSKPEFVHTLNGSGLAIGRTVAAILENYQEADGAIVIPEVLRPYMGGVDKIAPK, from the coding sequence ATGTTGGACGTAAAAGTATTACGCCAGGATCTAGAAGAAGTAAAACGCCGTTTGGCTCACCGTAATGAAGATATTTCTGCGTTGGATCAATTCGTAGAAGTAGATGAAAAGCGTCGCGAAGTCATCCAAGAAGCAGAAGCGTTGAAAAATAAGCGTAACACGGTATCCGAACAAGTAGCGGTTATGAAACGCAATAAGGAAAATGCAGACCATCTGATCGCGGAAATGAAAGAAGTAAATGAGCGCATCAAGGCTTTGGATGAAGAGCTGCGCCAACTGGATGAACAGCTGGAGTTCATTTTGCTGAGCCTTCCGAACCTTCCGCATGAAAGCACGCCGATCGGTACGACAGAAGACGATAACGTGATTGCCTGGACATGGGGAGAGCCACGTGCGTTTGACTTCGAGATTAAGCCTCACTGGGAGCTGGCTAGCCAAGCAGGCATCCTCGATTTTGAAACCGCGGCAAAAGTAACAGGGAGCCGTTTTGTTTTCTATAAAGGCTTGGGCGCACGTCTGGAGCGCGCACTGATGAACTTCATGATGGATTTGCACTCGAACGAGCATGGCTATGAAGAAGTGATCCCACCGTTTATCGTCAACCGTACGAGTATGACGGGAACGGGTCAATTGCCTAAGTTTGAAGAGGATGCATTCAAAATCGAGGGACCAGATTACTTCCTGATTCCAACGGCAGAGGTGCCAGTCACCAATATGCATCGTGATGAAATCATGGATGGAGCGGATCTCCCTCGCTATTACACTGCTTTCAGCGCATGTTTCCGCTCGGAAGCGGGTTCTGCCGGGCGTGATACGCGTGGGTTGATTCGTCAGCATCAATTCAACAAAGTTGAGCTGGTGAAATTCGTGAAACCAGAAGAGTCTTATGACGAACTCGACAAGCTGGTGAAAAACGCTGAAAAGGTACTTCAACTGCTTGGACTACCATACCGTGTTCTTAGCATGTGCACAGGCGATCTCGGATTTACGGCTGCGAAGAAATTCGACATCGAGGTTTGGATTCCGAGCGGCGACACATACCGTGAGATTTCGTCTTGCTCGAACTTTGAAGATTTCCAAGCGCGCCGTGCCAATATCCGTTTCCGTCGCGATACGAAATCGAAGCCGGAATTTGTGCATACATTGAATGGTTCTGGTTTGGCGATTGGACGTACAGTAGCAGCGATCTTGGAGAACTACCAAGAGGCAGACGGAGCAATCGTGATTCCAGAAGTTCTTCGTCCATACATGGGCGGAGTAGACAAGATCGCACCGAAGTAA
- the aceB gene encoding malate synthase A, with amino-acid sequence MTTVPTNPYPLEVQISGEMHPGYQEILTPEAIQFVMKLEQRFGDRRQQLLAKRVERQLQIDAGQLPDFLQETADIRKGDWTVAPLPKDLQDRRVEITGPSGDRKMVINALNSGARLFMADFEDANSPTWENTIQGQINMKDAVRRNISYISPEGKSYTLNEKTAVLIVRPRGWHLEEKHILLDQKPISGSLLDFGLYFYHNVDALIANQTAPYFYLPKLESHLEARLWNDVFLFAQDELNIPRGTIRATVLIETILAAFEMDEILYELREHSAGLNCGRWDYIFSYIKKLRNQPDVITPDRAQVTMTVPFMKAYTTLAVKTCHKRMAPCIGGMAAQIPVKNDPVQNAEAIAKVRADKEREAYDGHDGTWVAHPGLVPVAMEVFDRLMREPNQIWYKREDVDVSASHLLAVPEGTITEAGVRTNISVGLQYIEAWLRGSGAVPINNLMEDAATAEISRAQVWQWMRHRHGVLQDGRKVTEGLVKQWLSEELQAIKQAIGQERYDNSKYTIAGDLFLQLVTTEDFEDFLTVPGYRYL; translated from the coding sequence TTGACTACCGTACCAACGAATCCATATCCGCTGGAGGTGCAGATTTCCGGTGAGATGCACCCTGGTTATCAAGAAATCCTGACACCAGAAGCGATTCAATTCGTGATGAAGCTGGAGCAAAGGTTTGGCGACAGACGACAACAATTGTTGGCGAAACGCGTGGAGCGTCAATTGCAAATCGATGCAGGCCAACTGCCGGATTTTCTACAGGAGACAGCGGACATTCGTAAAGGAGATTGGACTGTTGCTCCATTGCCCAAAGATTTGCAGGACAGACGGGTGGAGATTACAGGACCTTCGGGTGACCGAAAAATGGTCATCAATGCACTGAACTCGGGTGCTCGACTTTTCATGGCTGACTTTGAGGACGCGAACTCACCGACCTGGGAGAACACCATCCAAGGCCAAATCAACATGAAGGATGCGGTACGCCGCAATATCTCTTACATCAGTCCGGAGGGCAAATCATACACCCTCAATGAAAAGACAGCGGTTTTGATCGTGCGTCCTCGTGGCTGGCATCTTGAAGAAAAGCACATCCTCCTCGATCAAAAACCGATCTCCGGTAGCCTGCTTGATTTCGGACTTTACTTTTACCACAACGTAGATGCTCTTATCGCGAATCAGACAGCACCGTATTTCTACTTACCGAAACTGGAAAGCCACTTGGAGGCTCGACTCTGGAACGACGTCTTCCTTTTCGCGCAGGATGAATTAAATATTCCACGCGGTACAATTCGGGCGACAGTATTGATCGAAACGATTCTCGCAGCCTTTGAGATGGATGAGATTCTGTATGAGCTGCGCGAGCATAGTGCAGGACTGAATTGCGGACGTTGGGATTACATTTTCAGCTATATCAAAAAGCTGCGGAATCAGCCTGATGTGATTACACCGGATCGTGCCCAAGTAACCATGACCGTTCCGTTCATGAAAGCATACACAACGCTGGCCGTGAAGACTTGCCATAAACGGATGGCACCCTGCATCGGCGGAATGGCGGCACAAATTCCGGTGAAAAATGACCCGGTACAAAATGCTGAAGCCATCGCCAAAGTGCGCGCTGACAAAGAGCGGGAAGCGTACGATGGACATGACGGGACTTGGGTTGCTCACCCTGGGCTAGTGCCAGTAGCTATGGAAGTGTTCGATCGCCTGATGAGAGAGCCGAACCAAATCTGGTACAAACGTGAAGACGTAGACGTATCTGCTAGTCACCTGCTGGCAGTCCCAGAGGGCACGATTACAGAAGCGGGTGTCCGTACGAACATAAGCGTAGGCTTGCAGTACATCGAGGCTTGGTTGCGAGGCTCTGGAGCTGTGCCGATCAACAATCTGATGGAGGATGCGGCTACAGCAGAAATTTCCCGGGCACAGGTCTGGCAATGGATGCGTCATCGTCACGGAGTCTTGCAGGATGGTAGAAAGGTGACGGAAGGCTTGGTGAAGCAGTGGCTGAGTGAGGAGCTGCAAGCGATCAAGCAAGCAATTGGCCAAGAGAGGTACGACAACAGCAAGTATACGATTGCAGGTGATCTGTTCTTGCAATTGGTAACGACAGAAGATTTCGAAGACTTCCTAACGGTACCGGGTTATCGCTATTTGTAA